ATCGGCGACCGCCTTGCCCATCAGCGCATTGCGCACGGCGCCGCCGGCGACACGCGCCTCCTCACCGCCCTCGGTGAGCGCGCCAAGCAGGCGCTGCAGATGCTTGTCGCCGAGCCAGTCGGCCCTGCCCGCGATCGATACACTCACGCATAGAGCCTTTCATAGAGCGTGCGGATGATGCCGGCGGTGACGCCCCAGATGCGCCTGTCGCCATAGGGCATGTCGTAGAAGAACCATTCGAGATCGTTCCACATGCGGCTGTCGCGTTTGTGGTTCACCGGGTCCATCAGGAAGCGCAGCGGCACTTCGAAAGCGGCATCGACCTCGTCGGCGTTCAAGGTCAGCTCGAAGCCGGGTCGCACGATGCCCAGCACCGGCGCGATGCGGTAGCCGCTGCCGGCGACATAATCGGGCATGCGGCCGAGGATCTCGATGCGATCGCCGCCGAGGCCGATCTCCTCGAAGGTCTCGCGCAGCGCCGTTGCTTCCGGGCTGGCGTCGGTCGGGTCGATGGTGCCGCCGGGAAAGGCCACCTGCCCTGAATGGCTGCGCAGCTTCTCGGCCCGTTTGGTCAACAGAACCGTCGCCTCGCCGTCATGATCGACCACCGGGATCAGGACCGCGGCATTGCGCAGCGCCTTGTCCTGTTTGAGGCGCGGATGGCCGGGATTGAAGCGGTGATCGCCATAGTCGTCGTCGGCATGCGCTTGCGGCTGCGCGGCAAAGCGCGTGCGAAAATCCGCCGATGAAAACGGCGCCGGCGCCATATGGTCCATCACGCGCTCAGCTGTTTCAATTGGTCGGCCGGCATGATCGCGAACACCGCTCCCTTGGAGCGCACGGCGAACATCGTCCTGCCGTCGATCTCGACCTCCTCGCCATGGCCGACCAGCTCGTACATGACAGGCCGCGCCACCAGCGCCTCCAGCCTGCCGCGCACCAGCACATAGGGCTTCAGGCCTCCGGTCTCGTCCTCGTCGACGAAACGCAGCGGCCGCTCCGGTCCGGCCTCGACCACGTCGCCGACATTGGTGCGGAAGGTGATGATCTGTTCGCCGCCGCGGCCCGAAACATCCATCTCGACGGCGATGAAGGGCGCATCGGCGACGCGGATGCCGACCTTTTCCACCGGCGTTACCAGATAGGTCCTGCCGTCGGCATCCTTGCGCAGCACTGAGGAAAAAAGCTGGACCAGCGGCATGCGGCCGATCGGCGTTCCCAGGTAGAACCAGGTGCCGTCAGCCTTGATCTCCATATCGAGATCACCGCAAAAGTCGGGATTCCAGTGCTCGACCGGCGCCGCGCCCTTGCCGGCACGGGCCGCACGCGCGATCAGCGCCTCGAGGCCCCGCGCCTCGGTGGCATCGGTAAGGCTTTGTTCGCGATGTGGCGAGTGTTCCGTCATGGTCACGAAATAGTCACTGTTGTTCCGCTTGTCAGCCTAAGTCTGTGATTTAAATTCGAACATAGGCGCTACGCGAGGCCGAATCGCGGCACCTATGGTATGGTGCGAGCCGGTATTTCCAAACCAAAGGGATCGATGCGGCATGAGCGTGATGGTCAAGGAAAGCCCGATCAGCGAAAAGGACATGGTCGCCGAGGCCGAGAAGGCGCTCGCCGACATTTCCAGGATCCGCGACGGGGTCGGCCGGGTGATCTTCGGTCAGGAGAACGTCGTCGAGCGTACGCTGGTGGCGTTGCTTGCCGGCGGCCATGCGCTTCTGGTCGGCGTGCCGGGCCTTGCCAAGACCAAGCTGGTCGAGACGCTGGGCGTCGTGCTCGGCCTCGATTCGCGCCGCATCCAGTTCACGCCCGACCTGATGCCGTCCGACATCCTCGGCTCCGAGGTCATGGAGCAGGACGAGACCGGCAAGCGATCCTTCCGTTTCATCTCCGGGCCGATCTTTGCCCAGCTTCTGATGGCCGATGAGATCAACCGCGCCTCGCCGCGCACCCAGTCGGCGCTGCTGCAGGCGATGCAGGAGTATCACGTCACCATTGCTGGCGCCCGCCATGATCTGCCCTCGCCCTTCCACGTGCTGGCGACGC
The genomic region above belongs to Mesorhizobium sp. B4-1-4 and contains:
- a CDS encoding CoA pyrophosphatase; this translates as MDHMAPAPFSSADFRTRFAAQPQAHADDDYGDHRFNPGHPRLKQDKALRNAAVLIPVVDHDGEATVLLTKRAEKLRSHSGQVAFPGGTIDPTDASPEATALRETFEEIGLGGDRIEILGRMPDYVAGSGYRIAPVLGIVRPGFELTLNADEVDAAFEVPLRFLMDPVNHKRDSRMWNDLEWFFYDMPYGDRRIWGVTAGIIRTLYERLYA
- a CDS encoding DUF1285 domain-containing protein, which gives rise to MTEHSPHREQSLTDATEARGLEALIARAARAGKGAAPVEHWNPDFCGDLDMEIKADGTWFYLGTPIGRMPLVQLFSSVLRKDADGRTYLVTPVEKVGIRVADAPFIAVEMDVSGRGGEQIITFRTNVGDVVEAGPERPLRFVDEDETGGLKPYVLVRGRLEALVARPVMYELVGHGEEVEIDGRTMFAVRSKGAVFAIMPADQLKQLSA
- a CDS encoding AAA family ATPase, yielding MSVMVKESPISEKDMVAEAEKALADISRIRDGVGRVIFGQENVVERTLVALLAGGHALLVGVPGLAKTKLVETLGVVLGLDSRRIQFTPDLMPSDILGSEVMEQDETGKRSFRFISGPIFAQLLMADEINRASPRTQSALLQAMQEYHVTIAGARHDLPSPFHVLATQNPLEQEGTYPLPEAQLDRFLMQVDILYPEIEAERRILLETTGVEDAKATNVLQPARLKEIQTLIRRMPVPESVVEAILTLVRSARPGQGNAETDKHVAWGPGPRASQALMLCTRARALYDGRLAPSVDDVRALAEPVLQHRMALTFAARAEGTTVRDVVAKLVKGI